In the genome of Gemmatimonadota bacterium, one region contains:
- a CDS encoding cytochrome c3 family protein, whose amino-acid sequence MKRLMLIVLLAFVPGLLSAQGAEPFPHAKHAKLFPVCSGCHVGITAGDASRVFPQAAQCQSCHDGKKQKVVVWSAPAARGAGLLTFSHPKHTERSADASCASCHGTNGDRSPWMNVGRVAQSRCASCHTHQASEHYADDNKCATCHRTLVSASALTDAKIAALPKPSSHARADFAQSHGAAAAASTAACATCHARESCARCHVNSGRSPTIASLATDARVARLAATKPAVYPVPSDHKDIGFSLLHGDAARTNTTRCAVCHARPSCATCHVGDGAAKVIALLPDAAEAKGRGVQLRHVATLLARNAIPVGLARPGEWIPKPHANDTTVRRVRVHPAGFARGHGPAAAAEALSCQGCHAQSFCKDCHVGEKVGPRRYHVANFVTGHAAEAYGRDTECSTCHNTTAFCRACHQQAGLASQGNGRSIGYHNAQPQWLLEHGRAARQELNTCASCHQQRYCLQCHSDLGWRVSPHGPNFDARRYANRNRQECLRCHFKDPLAGK is encoded by the coding sequence ATGAAACGTCTCATGCTGATCGTCCTGTTGGCGTTTGTGCCCGGACTGCTGTCGGCGCAGGGGGCGGAGCCATTTCCGCACGCCAAGCACGCCAAGCTCTTTCCCGTGTGCTCCGGCTGTCACGTGGGGATTACGGCTGGCGATGCATCGCGCGTCTTTCCGCAAGCCGCGCAGTGTCAGTCGTGCCACGACGGCAAAAAGCAAAAGGTCGTGGTGTGGTCCGCGCCTGCCGCGCGTGGTGCTGGATTGCTGACCTTCTCGCATCCCAAGCACACGGAGCGGAGCGCCGACGCCAGTTGCGCGTCGTGTCATGGAACGAACGGTGATCGCTCGCCGTGGATGAATGTGGGGCGCGTGGCGCAGTCGCGTTGCGCAAGTTGCCACACGCATCAGGCGTCCGAGCACTACGCGGACGACAATAAGTGCGCGACCTGTCACCGCACGTTGGTCTCGGCCAGCGCGCTCACCGATGCCAAGATTGCGGCGCTCCCCAAGCCGTCGTCACACGCGCGCGCGGACTTTGCGCAATCGCACGGGGCAGCGGCAGCCGCGAGCACCGCGGCCTGTGCCACCTGCCATGCACGCGAGAGTTGCGCGCGCTGTCACGTCAATTCGGGCCGTTCTCCCACCATCGCGTCGTTAGCAACGGATGCGCGTGTGGCGCGCCTCGCCGCAACCAAGCCGGCCGTGTATCCCGTGCCGAGTGACCATAAGGACATCGGGTTTAGTTTGTTGCATGGCGACGCGGCGCGCACCAACACGACGCGCTGCGCGGTTTGTCATGCGCGCCCGAGTTGCGCCACCTGCCATGTCGGCGACGGCGCGGCGAAAGTGATCGCGCTCCTTCCCGATGCAGCCGAAGCCAAGGGACGTGGTGTGCAGTTGCGCCACGTGGCCACGCTGCTGGCCCGCAACGCCATTCCCGTTGGACTCGCGCGACCGGGCGAGTGGATTCCCAAGCCGCATGCCAACGACACCACTGTTCGGCGCGTGCGCGTGCACCCCGCTGGCTTTGCCCGAGGCCACGGTCCCGCAGCCGCGGCCGAAGCGCTCAGCTGCCAGGGCTGTCATGCGCAGTCGTTCTGCAAAGATTGCCATGTGGGCGAGAAGGTCGGTCCGCGCCGGTACCACGTCGCGAACTTCGTTACGGGGCACGCGGCCGAGGCCTATGGCCGCGACACCGAGTGCAGTACCTGTCATAACACGACGGCCTTCTGCCGCGCCTGTCACCAGCAGGCGGGGTTGGCCTCGCAGGGGAATGGCCGGAGCATCGGCTATCACAACGCCCAGCCGCAATGGTTGCTCGAGCACGGCCGCGCGGCCCGGCAGGAACTGAACACCTGCGCGTCGTGTCACCAACAGCGTTATTGTTTGCAGTGTCACTCGGATCTGGGCTGGCGCGTGAGTCCGCATGGACCGAACTTCGATGCGAGGCGTTACGCCAACCGCAATCGGCAAGAGTGCCTGCGGTGTCACTTCAAAGATCCGCTCGCCGGTAAATAG
- a CDS encoding ATP-binding protein, which yields MSPSATSSSHPGGAPAGALPALVEMISELASSRSLEANVVRCLTILSNALSATEATVWLRAGDALVRAWGVGESSLDVDTVIAALQPASGDVLVRALSIGETGHAGADDAVTAGLLAVRTPRPLTTDEVVLMTALANLLWPALAHAERSRMLEVEVEARTAEIERERRFTEKIIDALPVGLYVIDREYRIQAWNRKRETGMQGVSREEAIGRTIFEILHRQPSEMLRREFDDVFTTGRIQEYQMESLATGELRTYRITKIPMRLGSSTVTHVITTGEDVTDWKEAQLRFAQAEKLAAIGQLAAGVMHEINNPLATIAACAESLGFKLDDVKKAGSAIPADAAEYLQIIDNEVSRCKQIVDGLLDFSRPKQAYKERVDLNEAIDRTLLLLKHHVRFKRLTVNTELDRTISRIPQANAEQLVQVFMALLLNAMDAMGDRGVVTIRTRRGASVEEGAIAEVVDQGHGIARSELSKIFEPFYTTKAPGRGTGLGLSICYGIMHEHGGRIEVDSVLGQGTTFRLILPTVA from the coding sequence GTGAGTCCATCGGCCACCTCATCGTCGCATCCGGGCGGAGCTCCCGCCGGCGCATTGCCAGCGCTGGTTGAGATGATCTCCGAGCTGGCCTCGAGTCGGTCACTCGAAGCCAACGTGGTGCGTTGCCTGACGATCCTCAGCAACGCATTGTCGGCGACTGAGGCAACCGTGTGGCTCCGCGCGGGTGACGCGCTGGTGCGCGCGTGGGGCGTCGGGGAAAGCTCGCTCGACGTCGACACCGTCATTGCTGCGCTGCAACCGGCGTCCGGCGATGTGTTGGTGCGTGCGCTCTCCATTGGCGAGACCGGTCATGCGGGCGCCGACGACGCCGTAACGGCGGGTTTGCTCGCCGTGCGAACACCACGCCCGCTGACCACGGACGAGGTCGTACTCATGACGGCGCTGGCCAATCTGCTGTGGCCTGCGCTGGCCCATGCGGAACGCAGCCGGATGCTCGAGGTTGAGGTCGAGGCGCGCACCGCCGAAATCGAACGCGAACGGCGCTTTACCGAAAAGATCATCGACGCGCTGCCGGTGGGCTTGTACGTGATCGACCGCGAATACCGAATCCAAGCGTGGAATCGCAAACGCGAAACGGGGATGCAGGGTGTGAGCCGCGAGGAGGCCATCGGCCGCACCATCTTTGAAATTCTCCATCGCCAGCCGTCCGAGATGTTGCGTCGCGAGTTCGACGACGTGTTTACTACCGGCCGAATTCAGGAATACCAGATGGAGTCGCTCGCCACGGGCGAGCTTCGCACGTATCGCATCACCAAAATTCCGATGCGCCTCGGCAGCTCGACGGTGACGCATGTCATCACGACCGGCGAAGACGTCACCGATTGGAAAGAAGCACAGCTGCGATTTGCACAGGCCGAAAAACTCGCCGCCATTGGTCAGCTGGCCGCCGGCGTGATGCACGAAATCAATAATCCGCTCGCCACGATCGCCGCCTGTGCCGAAAGTTTGGGGTTCAAGCTCGACGATGTCAAAAAAGCGGGGAGCGCGATTCCTGCAGACGCCGCCGAGTATCTCCAGATCATCGACAACGAAGTGTCGCGCTGTAAGCAGATCGTGGACGGCCTGCTCGACTTTAGCCGGCCCAAGCAGGCGTACAAGGAACGGGTCGACCTCAACGAGGCCATCGATCGCACGCTGTTGTTGCTCAAGCACCACGTGCGGTTCAAGCGGCTCACCGTGAACACCGAACTCGACCGCACGATTTCGCGTATCCCGCAGGCCAATGCGGAGCAGCTCGTGCAGGTGTTCATGGCGCTACTGCTGAATGCGATGGATGCGATGGGCGATCGCGGTGTCGTCACCATCCGCACGCGTCGTGGCGCGAGTGTCGAAGAGGGCGCCATCGCCGAGGTGGTGGACCAGGGTCACGGGATTGCGAGGTCCGAGCTCTCAAAAATTTTCGAACCATTCTATACCACCAAGGCGCCGGGGCGTGGCACCGGGCTCGGCCTGTCCATTTGCTATGGCATCATGCACGAACATGGCGGGCGCATCGAAGTCGATAGCGTCTTAGGGCAGGGGACCACCTTCCGTCTGATCTTGCCGACGGTTGCCTGA
- a CDS encoding redoxin domain-containing protein, with translation MSGLTPAVGQPAPDFTLASTGGPVSLASFKGNRNVLLAFFPLAFTSVCTAELCSFTDDYASFTSQDVAVIPISVDAVPSLKAFKAQHQMGVELASDFKRDVSRAYGLLDEQKFFANRAYFLIDKAGIVQWSFVEAAIGDRRSNAEILAEIEKLRG, from the coding sequence TTGAGTGGTCTCACGCCCGCCGTTGGTCAACCGGCTCCAGATTTTACCCTCGCCTCGACGGGCGGCCCCGTGTCGCTCGCCAGCTTCAAGGGCAATCGGAACGTATTACTCGCGTTCTTCCCACTCGCATTTACCTCCGTGTGCACCGCGGAGCTGTGCAGCTTTACCGATGACTACGCGAGCTTCACGTCGCAGGACGTGGCGGTCATTCCGATCAGTGTGGACGCGGTGCCGAGTCTCAAGGCGTTCAAAGCCCAACACCAGATGGGTGTGGAGCTTGCTAGCGACTTCAAACGCGACGTCTCGCGGGCGTACGGCTTATTGGACGAACAGAAGTTCTTTGCCAACCGCGCGTATTTCCTAATCGACAAGGCCGGTATTGTGCAGTGGAGCTTCGTGGAGGCCGCGATCGGCGACCGGCGGTCGAATGCCGAGATTCTCGCCGAAATCGAGAAGCTGCGCGGCTAA
- a CDS encoding multiheme c-type cytochrome, which produces MMRSRVNTLALLSLASLLVAACTSEKVVYRDGPNYAQPTTGAASFVGYSDEASKKTVCGSCHVEKQSKWATTKHASAWKDLSSSGSMQTYCQPCHTVGQNGNPSADAKAGFGDAAAAQYHDVQCESCHGAGLSHVSNPSLTNYPLASIAADTSAKNGCGECHSGTHNPFVNEWRVSGHAATWEVSHNSVDPYCQGCHTGQGALATWGITSNYVEKNNTAGGTVKMLAATCATCHDPHGSANKAQLRFPINTASTETNLCMKCHQRRGTFQDAIAQGRNSVHSPEGPTLLGQAGWFPPGMSISDSIVSTHGNVSKNPNLCATCHVSKYAGTDPLTKAAVNSTGHRFLATPCVDASGLPTLTQTCAVTAMSFRSCVASGCHGTESLARAAFNTATARVTLLNNEGTRLVNLIKAIPANAADCTFSATKPYNSCLGLQFNQSVVTKVGGIIHNPFLLEQLMVASITQVKKDYGVTVSANISLEPQLKRPPTVPLSGTQH; this is translated from the coding sequence ATGATGCGTTCCCGGGTCAATACATTGGCGCTGCTGTCGCTTGCGTCGCTCCTCGTAGCCGCCTGTACGTCTGAGAAGGTGGTGTACCGCGACGGGCCGAACTACGCGCAGCCGACCACCGGCGCCGCCAGCTTTGTCGGCTATTCCGACGAAGCGAGCAAAAAGACGGTGTGCGGTTCCTGCCACGTCGAGAAGCAGTCCAAGTGGGCCACCACCAAGCATGCCAGCGCGTGGAAGGATCTCTCCTCCAGTGGCTCCATGCAGACGTACTGCCAGCCCTGCCACACGGTCGGACAGAATGGCAATCCGAGCGCGGATGCCAAAGCTGGTTTCGGCGACGCGGCCGCGGCGCAATATCATGACGTGCAGTGCGAAAGCTGCCACGGCGCTGGCCTCTCGCACGTGTCGAACCCGAGCTTGACCAACTATCCGTTGGCTTCGATCGCGGCTGACACCTCGGCAAAGAACGGTTGCGGCGAATGCCACAGCGGCACGCACAACCCGTTCGTGAACGAATGGCGCGTCTCGGGTCACGCCGCCACCTGGGAAGTGTCGCACAACAGCGTCGACCCGTACTGCCAGGGGTGCCACACGGGCCAGGGCGCGCTTGCCACGTGGGGCATTACCAGCAACTACGTCGAGAAGAACAACACGGCCGGCGGAACGGTGAAGATGCTCGCCGCCACCTGCGCCACCTGCCACGATCCGCACGGCTCGGCCAACAAGGCGCAACTGCGCTTCCCGATCAACACGGCCAGCACCGAAACGAATCTTTGCATGAAGTGCCACCAGCGTCGCGGCACCTTCCAGGACGCCATTGCGCAGGGTCGTAACTCCGTGCACTCGCCGGAAGGCCCGACCCTCCTCGGACAGGCCGGTTGGTTCCCCCCGGGCATGAGCATTTCGGACTCGATCGTCAGCACGCACGGCAACGTCTCCAAGAATCCGAATCTCTGCGCGACCTGTCACGTGTCGAAGTACGCGGGCACGGACCCGCTCACCAAGGCCGCCGTCAACAGTACGGGTCACCGTTTCCTCGCCACGCCGTGCGTCGACGCCTCGGGTCTCCCGACGCTCACGCAGACCTGTGCCGTGACCGCCATGAGCTTCCGCTCCTGCGTCGCCAGCGGTTGTCATGGTACGGAATCGCTTGCTCGCGCTGCCTTCAACACGGCAACAGCTCGCGTCACGTTGCTGAACAACGAAGGCACGCGCCTCGTCAACCTCATCAAGGCGATCCCGGCCAACGCCGCCGACTGCACCTTCTCCGCCACCAAGCCGTATAACAGCTGCTTGGGGCTCCAGTTCAACCAGAGTGTGGTCACGAAAGTGGGCGGCATTATCCACAACCCCTTCCTGCTCGAACAGCTGATGGTGGCTTCGATCACGCAGGTCAAGAAAGATTACGGCGTCACTGTGTCGGCGAACATCAGCCTAGAGCCGCAGCTGAAGCGGCCGCCCACGGTTCCGCTCAGTGGAACGCAGCACTAA
- a CDS encoding DUF1028 domain-containing protein: MKISLFARVVRCIAVAIALVAALPNRAHATWSVIAVDMATGRIVIASATCVNSNDRFLMGVQAVVVPGFGVSACQAGVDGTHANQMLVFEELKKGTDPKRIIEMLSADPAYQSRQFGIVDLKGRMAGHSGLTNGYVSQDMHGQVPGTQIYYSIQGNILRPGEVVPNAVRAFVNTKGAITDRVMAALETADKFGGDSRCTCPALPDGSMPAIPCEGRTAYVAYILMAEKTDKAGEGALRMSDSTWAHNNGNYTMYLTVTQPEQGGPNVIKPNENLNPVKTLRMRYDAWRNLQPASFK, from the coding sequence ATGAAAATATCTCTCTTCGCGCGAGTCGTGCGGTGCATCGCGGTTGCCATCGCGCTCGTTGCCGCACTTCCGAATCGCGCACACGCCACGTGGTCGGTGATTGCCGTGGATATGGCTACCGGCCGTATCGTGATTGCGTCGGCGACCTGCGTCAACAGCAACGATCGCTTTCTTATGGGTGTCCAGGCCGTGGTGGTGCCTGGGTTCGGCGTTTCCGCCTGCCAAGCGGGTGTCGATGGCACCCATGCCAATCAGATGCTCGTCTTCGAGGAACTGAAAAAGGGGACAGACCCCAAACGCATCATCGAAATGCTCAGCGCCGATCCGGCCTATCAGTCTCGGCAGTTCGGCATCGTCGATCTCAAAGGACGCATGGCCGGCCATTCGGGCCTCACCAACGGGTATGTGTCGCAGGACATGCACGGCCAAGTGCCGGGCACGCAGATCTACTACTCAATCCAAGGCAATATTCTGCGCCCGGGTGAGGTGGTCCCCAACGCCGTGCGGGCTTTTGTGAATACGAAGGGCGCGATCACCGACCGTGTGATGGCTGCGCTGGAGACGGCGGACAAGTTCGGAGGCGATAGCCGATGCACGTGCCCCGCGTTGCCAGACGGCTCGATGCCGGCGATCCCCTGTGAAGGGCGTACCGCGTATGTCGCGTATATCCTGATGGCCGAAAAGACCGACAAAGCCGGGGAAGGCGCGCTCCGGATGTCCGACTCCACGTGGGCGCACAATAACGGCAACTACACGATGTACCTCACGGTCACGCAACCCGAGCAGGGTGGGCCGAACGTGATTAAGCCGAACGAGAATCTAAATCCCGTGAAGACGCTTCGGATGCGCTACGATGCGTGGCGGAACCTCCAGCCGGCGTCATTCAAATGA
- a CDS encoding DPP IV N-terminal domain-containing protein: MRSPRCFAPSVRRILQLSAGMALVACAATASVAHAQVLPPNPNGPQANWALFEKFSTPNARLLSYSTTISPRWIGQTDSLFYSWRDHTGEHWYLVNATTHVKKPLFDQAKLATQLTVLRKKAIDAFALNELFTVVNITKDHKHFRFAVDSQRFNWNIATETLTSMGLYRGAQDSLMTKDEEVDAALAANGRAGGGGGRGATAAGGRGAVPDIRNWAPDSSAFVFARNHNLYLWEKAKGDTVQITHDGMEKFSYAGGGGRGGQQDTTQQVVEETLDAAAAAARPSRPTLTWSLDSKAFHITRTDNRGVKNMFLVRSLTAPRPTLMQYTYPMPGEDSIPKPELWTYLRGEKEVKRAPLDRWRDQRIVASGQVGVTQQGGRGGGGGGAGGAQAVTNYWMGKTSSTIRVVRRDRLQRNVEFVELDVATGKTKVLLTDSKGDVGSLELQSPIYVKSGGDFLWFSERDGWGHYYLYSYDGTLKRQLTSGEWRADAIIGIDSLKGVAYIRGQGREPGENLYNTHLYRVNLADGATTLLDPGNASHASTRSENFRWIVDQSSRVDTVPRVQLRDGTTGKVVLDLETADLSRLREAGWKFPETFETLAADGVTRIFGNLWKPFDFDSTKKYPVIANVYPGPQTESVNGTFNATAAPQQLAQLGFIVIQIGNRGGTPARSSMYQDFSYFDMRDYALADKKTGIEQLASRHKWIDLDRVGIFGHSGGGFLTAAALLLPPYNEFFKVGVSESGNHDNNIYNNNWSEQYHGLKWVAASDTARLTAEARSKGRSADFAAGAAIVTTELGGRGAGAGRGGVGTGGRGGVGTGGRGVVTGGRSGGTGGTGGTGGAAGRGATVADTTATRAAGAPVAAPDSVFWIYVPTNIDIANNLKGKLLLETGDEDNNVSPSNTIRLINALILSGKRFDFMLYPGQPHAYGPMAPYAFQLQAEYFAEFLLGDRSFRMSADFKKHTP; the protein is encoded by the coding sequence ATGAGATCGCCACGCTGCTTCGCGCCGTCCGTACGTCGCATTCTTCAGCTCTCGGCGGGGATGGCGCTCGTGGCGTGCGCGGCCACGGCGTCCGTCGCCCACGCGCAGGTGCTCCCGCCGAATCCAAACGGCCCCCAGGCCAACTGGGCGCTCTTTGAAAAGTTTAGTACTCCGAATGCGCGGTTGCTCTCGTATAGCACCACGATTTCCCCACGGTGGATCGGTCAGACCGATTCGCTCTTTTATAGCTGGCGCGATCACACGGGCGAGCATTGGTACCTCGTGAACGCCACTACGCACGTCAAGAAGCCGCTCTTTGATCAAGCCAAGCTGGCCACCCAGCTCACCGTGCTGCGCAAAAAGGCCATCGACGCCTTCGCCCTCAACGAGCTGTTCACCGTCGTGAATATCACGAAGGATCACAAGCATTTCCGCTTCGCGGTTGACAGTCAACGCTTCAACTGGAACATCGCCACCGAAACGCTCACCAGCATGGGGCTGTATCGCGGTGCCCAGGATTCGCTGATGACGAAGGATGAAGAAGTGGACGCCGCGTTGGCGGCGAATGGCCGCGCCGGCGGAGGCGGTGGGCGCGGGGCAACAGCTGCCGGTGGTCGAGGCGCGGTTCCCGATATTCGTAACTGGGCGCCCGACAGTTCGGCGTTCGTCTTTGCGCGCAACCACAATCTGTATCTGTGGGAGAAAGCGAAGGGCGATACCGTCCAGATCACGCACGATGGTATGGAGAAGTTCAGCTACGCGGGCGGAGGCGGCCGTGGTGGGCAACAGGACACGACGCAGCAGGTGGTTGAAGAAACACTAGATGCGGCGGCCGCGGCCGCGCGCCCGTCTCGGCCGACCCTCACTTGGTCGCTCGACTCAAAGGCGTTTCACATCACCCGCACCGATAACCGCGGCGTCAAAAACATGTTCCTCGTGCGCTCGCTCACGGCGCCGCGCCCCACGCTCATGCAGTACACGTACCCGATGCCGGGCGAAGACAGCATCCCCAAGCCGGAGCTGTGGACGTACCTGCGCGGGGAGAAAGAAGTGAAAAGAGCGCCGCTGGATCGGTGGCGCGATCAGCGCATCGTTGCCTCCGGCCAGGTGGGCGTGACACAGCAGGGAGGGCGTGGTGGCGGCGGTGGCGGCGCAGGCGGCGCGCAGGCGGTCACGAACTACTGGATGGGGAAGACCAGTTCGACCATCCGGGTGGTACGTCGCGATCGCTTGCAACGCAATGTGGAGTTCGTGGAACTCGACGTCGCGACCGGCAAGACGAAAGTGTTGTTGACCGACTCCAAGGGCGACGTTGGATCGCTGGAACTGCAATCGCCGATCTACGTGAAGTCGGGCGGCGACTTCCTCTGGTTCTCCGAGCGCGACGGCTGGGGGCACTACTATCTGTATAGCTACGATGGCACGCTCAAACGGCAGTTGACGTCGGGCGAGTGGCGCGCCGATGCCATTATTGGCATCGATAGTCTGAAGGGCGTTGCGTACATCCGGGGGCAGGGCCGCGAGCCGGGTGAGAATCTCTACAATACGCATTTGTATCGCGTGAATCTCGCGGACGGCGCCACGACGCTGCTCGACCCAGGCAACGCCTCGCACGCATCCACCCGTTCAGAGAATTTCCGTTGGATCGTGGATCAGTCGTCCCGCGTGGACACCGTGCCGCGTGTGCAACTGCGCGATGGAACCACGGGTAAGGTGGTGCTTGATCTCGAAACCGCTGATCTCTCGCGCCTGCGGGAAGCGGGGTGGAAGTTTCCCGAGACGTTCGAAACGCTCGCCGCCGATGGCGTGACGAGAATCTTTGGCAATCTGTGGAAGCCATTCGACTTCGACTCCACTAAGAAGTACCCGGTGATTGCCAATGTGTATCCGGGGCCGCAGACCGAATCGGTCAACGGAACCTTCAATGCCACGGCAGCGCCCCAACAGTTGGCGCAGTTGGGCTTCATCGTCATCCAAATCGGGAACCGCGGCGGCACGCCCGCGCGCTCGAGCATGTATCAGGACTTTAGCTACTTCGACATGCGCGATTACGCGCTCGCCGATAAGAAAACCGGCATCGAACAGCTCGCCTCGCGCCATAAATGGATCGACCTCGATCGCGTGGGCATCTTTGGCCACTCGGGCGGCGGCTTCCTGACGGCAGCCGCATTGCTGCTGCCGCCGTACAACGAGTTCTTCAAGGTGGGCGTCAGCGAATCGGGCAACCACGACAACAACATCTACAACAACAACTGGTCCGAGCAGTACCACGGCCTGAAGTGGGTCGCGGCATCGGACACGGCGCGTCTCACCGCAGAAGCACGCTCCAAGGGACGTTCCGCCGACTTCGCGGCAGGCGCCGCCATCGTCACCACGGAACTTGGGGGGCGCGGAGCTGGGGCTGGTCGTGGTGGCGTCGGCACGGGTGGCCGAGGAGGCGTGGGGACAGGAGGTCGCGGTGTGGTGACCGGCGGGAGAAGTGGTGGCACCGGGGGCACCGGGGGCACCGGCGGAGCCGCAGGGCGTGGAGCGACCGTCGCGGACACCACGGCGACGCGTGCAGCCGGCGCACCCGTTGCAGCACCAGACAGCGTGTTCTGGATCTACGTGCCCACGAACATCGACATTGCGAACAATCTCAAGGGCAAGCTGCTCCTCGAGACGGGCGATGAAGACAACAACGTGAGCCCCAGCAACACGATCCGCCTGATCAATGCGCTCATTCTGAGTGGCAAGCGGTTCGACTTTATGCTCTATCCTGGCCAGCCGCATGCGTACGGTCCGATGGCGCCATACGCATTTCAGTTGCAGGCGGAGTATTTCGCGGAGTTCCTGCTCGGCGATCGCAGTTTCCGTATGAGCGCGGATTTCAAGAAACACACGCCCTAA
- a CDS encoding YbhB/YbcL family Raf kinase inhibitor-like protein gives MTLTSSAFHDGGMIPEKHAQAGRDVSPPLAWSGQPDTVVSYVLLVHDLDAPAGDGTTDTLHWMVWGIPGSVTALAEGLPQGTTLALPGVAPSVSGGRGGGATRQLSVTGPNYRGPAAPSTGPAHHYLFELYALDINVNVQAAGQQTVPTREAVWDAMKTHIRAKGTLVGMYRRPAP, from the coding sequence ATGACGCTGACGTCGTCAGCGTTCCACGACGGCGGGATGATTCCCGAGAAGCACGCGCAGGCTGGTCGCGATGTGTCGCCGCCGCTCGCGTGGAGCGGCCAGCCTGATACCGTGGTCAGCTACGTGCTTCTTGTCCACGACCTTGATGCGCCGGCCGGTGATGGCACCACCGACACGCTGCACTGGATGGTGTGGGGGATTCCGGGTTCCGTGACCGCGTTGGCAGAGGGACTGCCGCAGGGCACCACACTGGCACTCCCCGGTGTGGCGCCGAGTGTCAGTGGGGGGCGCGGCGGAGGCGCGACGCGGCAGCTCAGTGTGACGGGTCCGAACTACCGTGGACCGGCGGCGCCGTCCACGGGTCCGGCACATCACTATCTCTTCGAGTTGTACGCGCTCGACATCAACGTCAATGTGCAGGCGGCGGGCCAGCAGACAGTGCCCACCCGCGAGGCGGTGTGGGATGCGATGAAAACACATATCCGCGCCAAGGGCACGTTGGTTGGGATGTACCGCAGGCCAGCGCCATAG
- a CDS encoding cytochrome c-type biogenesis protein CcmH produces MSRHLKVVLAAFALAATYASALGAQQSASDSAKAAAAASIASGAPQEGAQSAEQRAALNLRTANDSALERLTTTVASELRCPVCQGLSLQASPSELAQQMRGLVKEQLASGKTPDQVKAYFVSKYGEWILLAPKAQGFNLLVYLLPALVVVGGGAFVYVMVRRWSSPSGSDTVTTQDHES; encoded by the coding sequence ATGTCACGTCACCTGAAGGTGGTGCTCGCCGCTTTTGCTCTCGCCGCCACCTACGCCAGCGCACTCGGAGCGCAGCAGAGTGCCTCCGATTCGGCGAAGGCTGCCGCCGCTGCATCTATTGCTTCTGGCGCTCCGCAGGAAGGCGCGCAGAGCGCGGAGCAGCGGGCCGCGCTCAACTTGCGCACCGCCAATGACTCCGCGCTGGAGCGGCTCACGACGACCGTGGCCTCCGAACTGCGTTGCCCTGTGTGCCAAGGGCTCTCCCTGCAGGCGTCGCCGTCTGAGCTGGCCCAGCAGATGCGTGGCTTAGTAAAGGAGCAACTCGCAAGCGGAAAAACCCCCGATCAGGTAAAAGCCTACTTCGTCAGCAAGTACGGGGAGTGGATCCTGCTGGCGCCGAAAGCGCAGGGCTTCAACCTGTTGGTGTATCTGCTTCCAGCGCTTGTAGTTGTCGGCGGTGGGGCGTTCGTTTATGTTATGGTACGGCGGTGGAGTAGCCCGTCTGGGAGTGATACCGTAACTACACAGGACCACGAGTCATAA